The stretch of DNA GTTCCACTCGAATAGAATGCCGCCGCCTGTCTCCTTGACGGTCTGCTGATAGCCGCGCATTGCCTCCAGGACGGAGCGGCCCTCGGGCATGAGCGAGCTCATGCGCGTCAGCCGGCCCTCCACCCCGCGCAGATGCGGGCGGCAGGACGAGCGCGTTGTTGTGCGCGTCCAACTGGTCGATGCGTCGCTCCGGCGACGCGTTGGGCAGTGCGATCGCGTCGAAGGCGTTTATCTTGCTGTCGAGGAGGATCGCTCCGGCGTAACGCGGCAGGGCGCTGGCATCCTGGGCACCGGGAGCATCGCTCGCCGGGATCCCCCCTGCTCTCAGCGGCGGCGACGCCCGCGCGGGCTGACGTCCCGGCGACGGGCTAGCTGCGGTGAGGAAGAGAGCGGCGGCGCACACGAGCAAACGAGTCGTTCAGAGACACTCTTCCAAGCCGGTCTGAAATCGACGGCGTGCAATTCAGCAGAGACCAATCAAGCTTGTCGATATCAGTCGCTTCCTTCGCTCCGTATGACTGGATGTCGCCTCACTGTCTGTCTTTTTATTGAGGAAAGTATATGAATTCTGATCGAACTGTATGAGACATACGGATTGTATCTTCAAAATTCCGCGTGCCGAGGAAAAATTATTACCGTCGTTCTCGATTAGAATGTTGTTTGACAATTATCTAACCGATATGTCGGTCGCATTGACAGATGAACCTTGCGTGGCGGTACTGTGATTGAGGCCTTGAGAACGCCGGCGGTGGCGGAGTACCTATGCTGTCCCGGCCGCACAGGTCGACGCTGGATACCCGGTTGGGCCATTTTCGGAGAACAGGAAGCTATCTCGGGACGCGACGTCGAAGGTCCCGGGGCGTCGCCGCTTCCGACCTTGAGACACAACTTCCGCGACGGCCGCTTCGGAAATGTGTTTGAAGTGCGTTGAATGAGGGGGAAGGGCTGCGACGCCGAATCTCGGTTGTGCTCGATTTACCAGCGAGGCGTGACGACGTCTGGCCGAAAGCCGCCGGTCCGCTTTTGCGGCGTGGCGGGCATCGAAGCGAATGTGCGGAGATTCATCGAGTACGGCGAACGCGACTGACAAGTTCGGCGGCCGCCCGTACCCGGTTCAGCGCGCCGGCTCCAAACCGAGCCGCGCCCTCGTCTGGATCACGCTTCCCAAGATGAGGGCTTGTCCGTCGCGCCACACGACGCGGCACGCCTCGTCTGCCCCGCCCTCAACAGGCTCCACCGAGATCACGATGCGTGGATCGATGCCGACCGTCCCCCAGTCGCCGGCCAGATCGAGGTCGACACGGTTCCCGGTCAGCGGCGCATCCGCCGATTGTAAGTCTCCCGCGGTCCGCGGCTGATCTGTTCCGATCGCCGCGACGGATCGGATTGCCGTTCCGCAGAGGAGCAGGGCCCCGACCGCAACCGCGCGATGCGACGGCGCCATGGTCAGGCGGATCGCGCGAAGGCGATCGGCTCCTTCGGTAGTCCCGCCAGCTCGTCCTCGCGCAAGCCGAGATTTGCCGCGATGACCTGCCGAGGGGCTAGCGCCAGCCACTGCGAGAGCGAACACTCTTGGTGTGCGGAGCTGTCGTGCACGCCCACGAACGTGCAGGGCGCGGTCCCGATATTTTCGATCATGTGCGCGGCGGCCTTCGGGAAGTAGGCACAATCGCCCGGCATCAACTCCGCGGTCGCGAGCCGCTTCTCGGGCTCGAACACCGTCACACGCGTGCGGCCTTCGAGCAGGAAGTGCCACTCGTTCGCTCCGGGATGCCAGTGCGGCGCGTGCACGGCGCCCGGGAGCAGGGTCTCGCTGAAGCCCGTCATGGTGGTCGACATCGGGAAGGTCTTGGCGGGCGCAACGCGCAGCGTCCCGGCAGCGCACGCGATCACGGGCTGAGCCTGGGCAAGGGCGAACCGGTGGGAGGCCGAGGCGTTCAGGCGACGCTCGTCGCGCGCGACGGCCCCGTCCAGCGGGATGACGGGCCCTTGCGCGATGTAGACCTCACCTTCCGGCAAGTTGCGGCTGACCGTATCCGGGAGGTTGAACGCGGCCTGCAGGGTCGTGGGGTCGAGGCGGCTGAGCCAGTCACTGAGTCCGAAGGTGCCATGATCCCCGTAGAGACCATCATCGAAAGCCAGGATCGCGTGGCATGGCGTCTCGCCGAGCGTCTGGATCGCGTGGGCATGACCCGCGGGAAACGACCACGTGTCACCGGGACCGAAATTGACGACCTCGAGGCCGCCGTCGGGATCGATGATCGTCGCTTGGCACTGACCGGCGATGATGTAGGCCCACTCTGCCGAGGAGTGCCAGTGCATCTCGCGCACACCGCCCGGGTTGAGGAACAGGTGTGCGCCCGCGATGCCGGTTGCGATCGGCAGCTGACGAGCGGTCAGATCCCGGGCCCAACCCCCCGACGTCGCCTTGATGGTCCCCCCGTCGAGGTGCCCGGTAAAGACCTGGGCTGCGCCAGTCTTGCGCGGGATCGTCCGGACGAAGCTCGCAGAGGACGAGGCGTCCTTGCCGGCTGCCCGACCGTCTCCGTCGGCTCCGAGCGCTCGGCCGGACACAAGGGTGCCGACACCGAACGCGAGACCACCGAGAAAATAGCGCCGCTCTGTCTCCACATGCCCCTCCGGCCCGGCACGGCTCTCCGCCGATCCGGGGTGTTGTGCGCAGCGCGGCGAGAGAACGCGTAAACGCTGCCGTGACGATGGGGCTACGTTACCGCTAAGGCTCCATTTGTCCTCCCCCGAATGAAGGATAGACTGTGTTCGATAGGAACATTATCGGCGATAGGCGGCATTAGCTGTCTTCGTGAGAGACGCATGACGAGTAGCGTTCCGAATCGAAGCGTCTTGATCGCGGCTGCCGATAGGAGGGCGACGAGGGAGGGTGTCCCGGAGCAAGCCTCGCGCTGGGCGGAATTCCGCGAAGCCACCGGGGCAGAGCTGCTTTCGCAGATCGTTCGGGGTGCAATGGGCGCTTCCCATAAACGGACAACCATCGGCCATCCGGCATCTTCAGCTCGGGGTGGAGCCGGTGTGAAAACGAAAGCGCATGCGAAAAAATGTAGACTAATTCTCCGCGCGGTAGACATTCGGCCCCGCTGCGTGGAGGTCTTGGTGCAGTCTGTGCCTCTATTTGGGCGCTGCTCAGGTTATCCTTGGGAAGATCCTTCTGCCGCTTCTGCGTTTTCACACATCCTCGGTGAAAACCATAACTCGATCCTGCATCTGGAAACCGAGGCTCTGCTGCGACGTGTCCAGCCGTCCAGAGCCAACTCGGGCAGGAGCGCCATTCGTGCGATCAAGACATCTGCGGGTATAGGAATAATGTTTCTGATCAGAAATGTTTCTTGCGGAAACAATGCGGCTCCGAAGGCTCCGGCTGTGCGCAATTTCTAGGCAGTTCAGCCTATAATGCAAACCGTGCATCCGAACGTATGCGCTGCAGGATGGGTATGTGTTAAATTTGATACTGGTCCTCATCCATCAATTGCCTCCGGATTAAAACATATTGCTGATTGGAAAGAATGGGGCATGATCCGGCACGAGCGGATCCACTCAGCTTGAGGCCGCCACAGCTCGCCACCAGACGCGAGCCAAAACTAAGCGGCGAGATCCGAACAATCGGGCGCTGCCGTACCGCTGGTCTCGAAGTTTTGGGGTTATCGATGAGGTTCTTGAAGAGCGCCCTGTTGGGCTCGGCTGCTGCGTTCGCCGCAGTCGGAGGTGCCCACGCCGCCGACCTGCCGGTCAAGAAGGCGGTTCCGATCGAGTACGTCCGGGTCTGCACCGCCTACGGCGCCGGCTTCTTCTACATCCCCGGCACCGACACCTGCCTGCGCATCTCGGGCCGCGCCCGGTTCGAGGGTGGCTACCAGACCAGCTACTCGCGCCAGTACGGCAACAACATCGGCGATACGTCGGGCTACCAGGGCCGGATGCGCATCAACCTCGATGCCCGCACCCAGACCGCCTACGGCACGCTCCGCGCCTTCGTCCGCCTCGATGCGGGCGCCCGCACCGGCTATTCCGGCGTCGGCCAGTCCGGCACCCAGCAGCGTATCGGCCAGGCCTACCCGGGCATCGGTACCGATCAGTTCGGCCGCGACTCGCAGTACATGAACGTCGACAAGGCGTTCATCCAGTTCGCCGGCCTGACCGCCGGTCGCGCCTCCTCGTTCTTCGACTTCTACGCCCACGACTTCGAGATCGCCGGCGCCACCGCGGGCTCCGACGTGTTCTCGACCAACCTGCTCGCCTACACGGCCACGGTCGGCAACGGCCTGTCGGCCACGATCTCGATCGAAGATCCGGTCTTCCGCCGCACCCCGATCTTCTCGCCGTTCGCCGTCTCGCCGACCGTCTCCACCGGCAGCGCCTCGAACTTCGGCGTGACCGTCCAGCCGACGCCGATCTTCGTCGGTCCGGGTCGCTACGGGCTGGTGGACAGCATCGAGAAG from Methylobacterium sp. PvR107 encodes:
- a CDS encoding cupin domain-containing protein, whose translation is METERRYFLGGLAFGVGTLVSGRALGADGDGRAAGKDASSSASFVRTIPRKTGAAQVFTGHLDGGTIKATSGGWARDLTARQLPIATGIAGAHLFLNPGGVREMHWHSSAEWAYIIAGQCQATIIDPDGGLEVVNFGPGDTWSFPAGHAHAIQTLGETPCHAILAFDDGLYGDHGTFGLSDWLSRLDPTTLQAAFNLPDTVSRNLPEGEVYIAQGPVIPLDGAVARDERRLNASASHRFALAQAQPVIACAAGTLRVAPAKTFPMSTTMTGFSETLLPGAVHAPHWHPGANEWHFLLEGRTRVTVFEPEKRLATAELMPGDCAYFPKAAAHMIENIGTAPCTFVGVHDSSAHQECSLSQWLALAPRQVIAANLGLREDELAGLPKEPIAFARSA